The proteins below come from a single Acanthopagrus latus isolate v.2019 chromosome 4, fAcaLat1.1, whole genome shotgun sequence genomic window:
- the ddx28 gene encoding probable ATP-dependent RNA helicase DDX28, with translation MQSVKVGCLAAARALSSSRSPCPDFVQVLACCRVHSSVSQTRFCQTAAKDTAVIRVPRYMLKRVDEVKQIRGKNQISTIKAGKLLIQSKNPCRNQSAGYVLGKFEQPVLCSKGWKHNKSFGDHFTINNIREVAPFVADNRKEDVKQTSFNNLRICQKLVEALEHLNIIHPTTVQLQTIPKVMKGHNILCAAETGSGKTLSYLLPVVHSLQAEKDSEMYAEGTHKISALVLVPSRELAEQVAAVSRTLCAPFGFLTRTVGGGRGVGHIKLVFRRDQPDILVATPGALVKALRRRCLDLSELKFFVVDEADTMFDPSFSDMLGEILLHTNIARNPKETQCLGHKAQLLVVGATFPGGVGEVLSQVTDLASMVVIKSKMLHFLMPHVKQTFLKVKGTDKILELHQALKLLQQEKGGGAAVVFCNKSATVNWLGYSLEEMGVQHVRLQGEMPAAVRVGIFRSFQKGMVDVLLCTDIASRGLDTSRVRLVVNYDCPESHTDYIHRAGRVGRVGGMEDGEVLSFVTHLWDVELVQKIEIAARRRASLPGMESEIHEPKPKVAGAEE, from the coding sequence ATGCAGTCTGTGAAGGTCGGCTGTTTGGCTGCCGCCAGAGCTCTCAGCTCAAGCAGGTCTCCCTGTCCGGACTTTGTTCAAGTTTTGGCCTGCTGCCGTGTTCACTCCTCTGTCAGCCAGACTCGtttttgtcaaactgctgcCAAAGACACCGCCGTTATTCGGGTTCCTCGCTACATGCTGAAGCGTGTCGACGAAGTGAAGCAGATTCGAGGCAAGAACCAGATCAGCACCATCAAAGCTGGTAAGCTCCTGATCCAGAGCAAGAACCCCTGTCGGAACCAGTCTGCAGGATACGTGCTTGGGAAGTTCGAGCAGCCTGTTCTCTGCTCCAAaggatggaaacacaacaagtcGTTTGGTGACCATTTCACCATCAACAACATCAGGGAGGTTGCGCCTTTTGTTGCAGATAATCGGAAGGAAGACGTCAAACAGACATCGTTTAATAATCTCCGCATCTGCCAGAAGCTGGTGGAAGCTTTGGAGCATCTCAACATTATACATCCCACCACTGTCCAGCTGCAGACCATCCCAAAGGTCATGAAGGGTCACAACATCCTGTGTGCCGCAGAGACGGGCAGCGGGAAGACGCTGAGCTACCTCCTGCCTGTTGTTCACAGCCTGCAGGCCGAGAAGGACTCGGAGATGTACGCCGAGGGTACGCACAAGATTAGCGCATTGGTTCTTGTGCCCTCAAGAGAGCTGGCTGAGCAAGTGGCAGCTGTGTCAAGGACTCTCTGTGCTCCGTTTGGCTTTCTGACTAGGACTGTGGGTGGTGGGCGAGGTGTGGGACACATCAAGTTGGTCTTCAGGAGGGATCAGCCGGATATTTTGGTGGCTACACCAGGCGCTCTGGTCAAGGCCCTGCGGAGACGCTGCTTGGACTTGAGTGAGCTGAAATTCTTCGTGGTAGACGAGGCCGACACCATGTTCGACCCCAGCTTTTCTGACATGCTGGGGGAAATCCTTCTCCACACAAACATAGCCAGAAATCCCAAGGAAACGCAATGCCTGGGGCACAAAGCCCAGCTGCTGGTGGTGGGGGCCACCTTCCCTGGTGGTGTCGGGGAAGTGCTCAGCCAGGTCACCGACCTCGCCAGCATGGTGGTGATCAAGAGCAAGATGCTGCACTTCCTCATGCCCCATGTCAAGCAGACGTTCCTGAAGGTGAAGGGCACTGACAAAATCCTTGAGCTCCACCAAGCCCTGAAGCTGCTCCAacaggagaaaggaggaggggctGCTGTGGTGTTCTGCAACAAGTCTGCCACCGTCAACTGGCTGGGGTACTCGCTGGAGGAGATGGGGGTGCAGCACGTACGTCTGCAAGGGGAGATGCCCGCTGCCGTGCGTGTGGGAATCTTTCGCTCTTTCCAGAAGGGGATGGTAGACGTGCTGCTGTGCACTGACATCGCCTCACGTGGCCTCGACACATCCCGGGTGCGCCTGGTTGTCAACTACGACTGCCCAGAATCCCACACGGACTACATCCACAGAGCCGGGAGAGTGGGCAGggtgggagggatggaggatgggGAGGTGCTCAGCTTTGTCACACATCTGTGGGACGTGGAGCTGGTGCAGAAGATAGAAATTGCTGCACGCAGGAGAGCTAGTCTGCCGGGGATGGAATCTGAAATACATGAGCCAAAACCCAAAGTAGCAGGGGCAGAGGAGTAG